Proteins found in one Nocardia brasiliensis ATCC 700358 genomic segment:
- a CDS encoding ComF family protein, giving the protein MRTLLDLILPSACAGCGQPGVGWCAACAATLTGPPVRVRPRLDPGVPCWALGPYRGPARRAVLAAKESGRTDLAAPIGRALAGALARLRGDRPLVLVPAPSRRVAARRRGGDPVVAAAEIAVSWLPDSRMVSVLRVWWGVRDSVGLTPRERAHNLQDRVTTVPGSAALCRIAENTEVVVVDDVLTTGATVRESVRALARIGVPARAVLVTCAA; this is encoded by the coding sequence ATGCGCACCCTCCTCGATCTGATCCTGCCCAGCGCGTGTGCCGGCTGCGGGCAACCCGGCGTGGGCTGGTGCGCCGCCTGCGCGGCCACGCTGACCGGCCCGCCGGTCCGGGTGCGGCCGCGGCTGGATCCCGGGGTGCCGTGCTGGGCGCTGGGTCCGTACCGCGGCCCGGCGCGGCGAGCGGTGTTGGCGGCCAAGGAGAGTGGGCGCACCGATCTGGCGGCGCCGATCGGCCGGGCACTGGCCGGTGCGCTGGCGCGCCTGCGCGGCGATCGGCCGCTGGTGCTCGTGCCCGCGCCGAGCCGGCGGGTCGCCGCGCGACGGCGCGGCGGTGATCCGGTGGTGGCCGCGGCGGAGATAGCCGTGAGTTGGCTGCCCGATAGCCGGATGGTATCCGTGCTGCGGGTGTGGTGGGGTGTGCGGGATTCGGTGGGCTTGACACCCCGTGAACGCGCACACAATCTGCAGGACAGGGTGACCACCGTACCCGGTTCCGCGGCGCTGTGCCGGATCGCGGAAAACACCGAGGTAGTGGTGGTGGACGACGTGCTGACGACGGGGGCGACGGTGCGCGAGTCGGTGCGCGCGCTGGCCCGGATCGGGGTACCGGCGCGCGCCGTATTGGTTACCTGTGCTGCTTGA